Genomic segment of Aquarana catesbeiana isolate 2022-GZ linkage group LG09, ASM4218655v1, whole genome shotgun sequence:
AGAAAGATTGGGCGTATCAGGTGGAGACATCTCTGAAAGTGATGAGTGACGAAATTTGTCAGGGGTGAAGTTGGAGATATCAAGGAGATCAGTTGACTCCTTCAGTGGTGTGATTTCGTCAATGCTTTGCTGAATTACAAGTTTGGGGCTGCAGTGGGCCAAGAAATCATCACTTATTTCATCTTCCCCATCCTTTTCACAAGACTTCAAACTTAAAGAGCTGTAATTACTAGAACTAACTGACAATGAGCCTACTGAATCAAAACTAATAAGCCTTCCATTGTCTGTGTTAAGCGTGCCCCTCTGCAGCACATAGTGGCTATCTCCACTATTATAATGACATGTCGAATAGGAGTCCTCCTGCTGAATCTGACCTTCTTGCAAGTATGTTTTGTGGTACAGCTGTTTAGTGCTGTTTGGATGAACTTGACTGTATCCCAAAGCTGTGATGTCTGCACCTGATACAGCTGCTGAACCAGAAAAATCTCCGGATATAATGGACACTTCCCTTAGGTTTGATATAAACTCAGCTTGGCTGCTAGGAGGTTTGCCATGCCACATGTCTGGGAAGCTCTGCTCCATTTCTAAGTGATGGGGTGACTGCTGCAGTTCAGATTCTGAAGGGGGAGAAAGAACACAGCTTTTTGCAAGTTGTAGTGAGCTGAATTGTTTGTCTGTCTGCATGATGTTAACTGAGTGCTGCCCCAAGGGATGAGGGGCAAAGTATGTTATAGCAGTGCCAGAAGATGAGTCTGATGCATCTAAGAGTGTCTGTAGATATCCACCAGGGAGAACTGGTACATTGGTGCTGATGTGAGCAGATGGCAATGGCTTGTCAGGAGAGCAGGTGGTTTGCAGAAAAGGAGAATTTTTAGCTTCATTATCAGCATGGCACTGCGAAGGATGGGAAGAGTCTGGTGTACTGTGAACAGTTTCTTCTTTCAGAAGAGTTATGGAGTCCTGGTTCTCCATGGTGGGGAAGTTTTCCACTGGTTCTGTATTATTAATGGCATTTGCTTGCTCAAGTTTGAGCTGTTTGCATTTTAACCTAGCTTCACTTTTAAACTTGATTCTCCTTATAACTTTCCTGTCTGCACACTTAAGCTCCCTTTCTAAAGATCTGCACCTCACAGGGGCAACCTCTGCAATGTCAGCCAATTGTAATCCATTTACACAGCTTGGAGTTTCTAGGGCTAATGTATGCACGTCATTAAGGCTGGCTTCATGTTTACTGCTGCATGCCTGTCTATGATCATAAGAAGAAAGCATCTCCCTGCCCAGTGGTTGTTCAATAGTTTGTATCCTTTGTAATCTATGCCGGTTTGCTAGCTGTCCCTTTCTCTTCCTTGGTGGAATGGTGTTTTCTAAGCCATTAAGATTTCTTTGTGCATTCAAAGCTGATGTGTTTCGTCTTCTCTCTTCCCAATAGTCCTTGAGAGGTGCAAGCTTTTGAAATTTTGATAGTTGGTCATCACTTAGAGTAACTGTGGTCTCATCTGCATTAAGCTTACCAAGCTTGACAAGCATGTGCTTCTCTCCTTTGAACCTATTAATGATTATGTATTTAATGATGACTGGTGGCTCCTTCCTGCAAACTTTCCTGCGCTTTTTAGGGCACCAGTCATCATCATCTTCGTCTTTGGGTCCATCTGGTGCACCTTCTTTCTTTTCTACAACCTTCTCATTCTCCAGAGAATCCATATCATACAAGTAGTCATCACTATACCTGACTTTTCTTTTCGCCCTTAGTCCATAATTTGGCTGGATTAGGGAGTGAGAATGCTCACGTGATAGATATCTGGTACAGTCCTTGATGTCTCCCAGTACATCATATGAAGATTCACTGCATGAGCTGTCATCACTGTACTCTCCAGAGTCCTCTGCTGAATTTACTGAATCCAAAAAGTGACTTCTTTTTGTGCTAATATACTGCACCACATCCACATTGCTACAACTTTTGCTCAAGGTAGATTTCATGCCCTCACTCTCTCCTTCCTCATCTTCATCCTCATCTTCTTCCCATATTCCACCTTCTTCAAGTTTGAATTGAGAAGGGTCTGTTACCCTTTTCTTGGACACTTTGCTTTCCTTCTtggtgcaatttgtgaagacactTGGGAAGAAATTAAATTGAGCATCTTCTTGTAGAGCATTTGTCTTTTCTCTTACATTATCTTGAAATGATTCATACCTGATCTTTAAAGAGCACACGTCGCTACCTAGCGTGGAATCATCATCATCAAACATGTAATTGTCTACATCTTCTTCTGAAAACAAATTAACAGACAGCTCATTCTTGGAACACAGGTCCAACAGTTCAATTTTACTCTCACTAATGAAGGACTCAAAATAGCCCCATTCCTGGTTAGGATTGGACAGCAGAGCCTCATCCCCATTACATTTGTCCAGTAGCAGACCCTCATAATAATTCTTTTGGGTAGGGTCCTCTGTCTCACTGTCAGATTTGTCTTGATCCCTTTTATCAGCCTCTTGAGATTTATGAACAGGAAAGCTTAAAAGCTGATCAGAAAGCAGCTGATCACCATATTTTATGCTGTCTCCGGTACTCATGCACTGAATTCCCATGTCCGTAACAGGGCAAGTGTCATAGTCTCTACTTATATCTCCCATTTTCAAACTGACACCAG
This window contains:
- the NEXMIF gene encoding neurite extension and migration factor, translating into MHCSRLDANCEVWSEPQNDKLMDSQEDRDSAPQAANTLLINGITEPHDPVDDVKSYDAADASVTFPALTQKELHACHRALPPIISKEPCLLGPPSPLRLSDTAEHVNSDPSAQAISLTTCATKGLSTWSLPSESEKTPFTIMEPGAMSALTGDCLMQQSRTCLGCYIETKDGVDSEPGVSLKMGDISRDYDTCPVTDMGIQCMSTGDSIKYGDQLLSDQLLSFPVHKSQEADKRDQDKSDSETEDPTQKNYYEGLLLDKCNGDEALLSNPNQEWGYFESFISESKIELLDLCSKNELSVNLFSEEDVDNYMFDDDDSTLGSDVCSLKIRYESFQDNVREKTNALQEDAQFNFFPSVFTNCTKKESKVSKKRVTDPSQFKLEEGGIWEEDEDEDEEGESEGMKSTLSKSCSNVDVVQYISTKRSHFLDSVNSAEDSGEYSDDSSCSESSYDVLGDIKDCTRYLSREHSHSLIQPNYGLRAKRKVRYSDDYLYDMDSLENEKVVEKKEGAPDGPKDEDDDDWCPKKRRKVCRKEPPVIIKYIIINRFKGEKHMLVKLGKLNADETTVTLSDDQLSKFQKLAPLKDYWEERRRNTSALNAQRNLNGLENTIPPRKRKGQLANRHRLQRIQTIEQPLGREMLSSYDHRQACSSKHEASLNDVHTLALETPSCVNGLQLADIAEVAPVRCRSLERELKCADRKVIRRIKFKSEARLKCKQLKLEQANAINNTEPVENFPTMENQDSITLLKEETVHSTPDSSHPSQCHADNEAKNSPFLQTTCSPDKPLPSAHISTNVPVLPGGYLQTLLDASDSSSGTAITYFAPHPLGQHSVNIMQTDKQFSSLQLAKSCVLSPPSESELQQSPHHLEMEQSFPDMWHGKPPSSQAEFISNLREVSIISGDFSGSAAVSGADITALGYSQVHPNSTKQLYHKTYLQEGQIQQEDSYSTCHYNSGDSHYVLQRGTLNTDNGRLISFDSVGSLSVSSSNYSSLSLKSCEKDGEDEISDDFLAHCSPKLVIQQSIDEITPLKESTDLLDISNFTPDKFRHSSLSEMSPPDTPNLSPQITGTEVKSVGNLKPFQNGTQAVLNGLEKTKWNCTVLPSQEQINSGFTLNNHQFQFHMFNDEDSAPDKNTCLPGFDESSVPIHAIGKASKSKKKLSATKNAGANQSSTPKSSKKKSPKASKGVDKTQTKAPRQNGSKSSKKGKNDKTLTACSGSDLLKTASPDKQTSTDCMQIFGPGSSKAGKPPAEWTHDKGNNSWPDVKGGNGKNIIDDDQREFEEPSNILSNIASGMADVQRFMMASIEPFYSPMGHSDIPDVLLSPESNSLKLKTLKILASTPQDFKKKVNGSSTGGSKKSSNKGSGKNNAKFGVFDPSCSLSYGGNLHAAFFDKNFGNLGILTNTVPTHKKLYRHKSTSKSLRDENCKGKRIDQAHKDPMVTAAFEKLR